From one Trifolium pratense cultivar HEN17-A07 linkage group LG1, ARS_RC_1.1, whole genome shotgun sequence genomic stretch:
- the LOC123893893 gene encoding heavy metal-associated isoprenylated plant protein 39-like, translating into MKAISNISGVESVSLDIKEHKLTLTGDIDPVAVVGKLRKLCCPKILSVGPAKEAKKEEKKKKGTEEKKDQNNKNSEAGVVKICEAYHYPIMMKQPHYYYTSVEENPSACVIC; encoded by the exons ATGAAAGCAATCTCTAATATTTCAG GGGTTGAGTCAGTGTCTTTGGATATAAAGGAACATAAATTAACCTTAACTGGAGACATAGATCCTGTGGCTGTAGTTGGAAAGTTAAGGAAATTGTGTTGTCCTAAGATATTATCTGTTGGACCAGCAAAAGAGGCTaagaaagaagagaagaaaaagaagggtaCAGAAGAGAAAAAGGATCAAAATAATAAGAACTCAGAAGCTGGTGTTGTGAAGATTTGTGAAGCTTATCATTATCCTATCATGATGAAACAACCACATTACTACTATACTAGTGTGGAAGAGAATCCTAGTGCATGTGTCATTTGCTAA